The proteins below are encoded in one region of Bremerella sp. P1:
- a CDS encoding DUF1559 domain-containing protein, which yields MPNAKRSAFTLVELLVVIAIIGVLIALLLPAVQQAREAARRMSCSNNFKQLGLAMHNYHDTHNSFPASAYTPADDPGYTYRAYSAWVQILPFIEQNALHDQLVNSSDRFRIIWQSVAQRNTKVDAFLCPSDGEYPSGSPGCNYGVSVGATRSYDSHGNQNGMFRGPQKDHTQPGVETAMRDITDGLSNTLMMSEGLVGDNNGSSLMNGNSSEPRKGSSVSWNQFPSQADLDTFGQACEAITDHNGSNGQYWITGLPSQTIFNTLAPPNWRYPNCQTSGSGFASDRDGVYAPRSRHPGGVLVAVGDASARFIPETIDLRTWQNFGGRSDGQVIELP from the coding sequence ATGCCCAACGCTAAACGTTCAGCTTTCACTTTGGTGGAACTGCTGGTCGTGATCGCCATTATTGGCGTTCTCATTGCCCTTTTACTTCCCGCAGTCCAGCAAGCCCGTGAAGCCGCGCGGCGAATGAGTTGCTCGAATAACTTCAAGCAGCTTGGCTTGGCGATGCACAACTATCACGACACCCACAATTCGTTTCCTGCCTCGGCATACACGCCCGCCGACGACCCCGGATACACGTACCGAGCGTACAGCGCGTGGGTTCAGATTCTCCCATTTATCGAGCAAAACGCGCTGCATGATCAGCTTGTCAATTCATCGGATCGATTCCGAATCATTTGGCAAAGTGTTGCCCAGCGTAACACCAAGGTTGACGCATTCCTGTGCCCATCGGATGGCGAATACCCATCCGGCAGCCCTGGCTGTAACTATGGCGTAAGCGTGGGAGCAACTCGTAGCTACGATAGTCATGGTAATCAAAACGGGATGTTTCGCGGACCTCAAAAAGATCACACTCAGCCAGGTGTCGAGACGGCTATGAGGGACATCACCGATGGCCTTAGTAACACGCTCATGATGTCGGAAGGTCTCGTCGGCGATAACAATGGTTCGAGCCTGATGAACGGGAATTCTTCGGAACCACGTAAGGGTTCGTCCGTTAGCTGGAATCAGTTTCCCAGCCAGGCCGATCTTGATACGTTCGGTCAAGCTTGTGAAGCGATCACGGATCACAATGGTTCCAACGGACAGTATTGGATTACCGGCCTGCCATCTCAGACCATCTTCAATACGCTCGCTCCTCCCAATTGGCGATACCCGAATTGTCAAACCAGCGGAAGTGGATTCGCATCAGATCGGGACGGGGTCTATGCACCGCGAAGCCGACACCCTGGTGGCGTTCTCGTCGCAGTCGGTGACGCTTCGGCCCGTTTCATTCCTGAAACCATCGATCTGAGAACTTGGCAGAATTTTGGTGGCCGCAGTGATGGCCAGGTAATCGAACTGCCTTAG
- a CDS encoding FG-GAP repeat domain-containing protein: protein MLSRLLLLSPALLLCTGSLLAEEAKQPNFEKTRLTEEYFAEGASIGDFNKDGKTDIVCGPNWFAGPDFKTKHTFYDGKAFPNDRGYSDNFFSYVGDFNGDGFDDVLVVGLPGTPAHWYENSQSGEPWKKHFAFPAVDNEAPAFLDITGDGKPELICHFEGQLGYANPSEKDPTQRWEWTPISEKQGWGRYQHGLGVGDINGDGRQDFLMPEGWWEQPENWDGTTPWKKHAYRFAPGGAGIHAYDLDGDGDNDVVTSLHGHRYGLVWHEQTKGDNGEIQFTQHEIMGTPEKSVSELVFSQLHAVELADMNGDGLKDIVTGKCYWAHNGHDPGAKDPAVLVVFQTVRSDQDQISFQPIVVDDNSGTGRQITLNDVNTDGKVDIIAGNKKGTFLFQAK, encoded by the coding sequence ATGCTATCTCGCCTGCTACTGCTCTCCCCTGCCCTCTTGCTTTGCACTGGTTCGCTTTTGGCTGAAGAAGCCAAGCAGCCAAACTTCGAGAAGACGCGTCTGACCGAAGAGTACTTCGCCGAAGGTGCTTCGATTGGCGACTTCAACAAAGATGGCAAGACCGACATCGTCTGCGGGCCCAATTGGTTCGCCGGCCCTGACTTTAAAACCAAGCACACGTTCTACGATGGCAAGGCATTTCCCAACGACCGGGGTTACTCGGATAACTTCTTCTCGTACGTGGGTGATTTCAACGGCGATGGCTTCGACGATGTCCTGGTCGTCGGCTTGCCTGGCACGCCAGCCCATTGGTACGAGAACAGCCAATCAGGCGAGCCGTGGAAGAAACACTTCGCATTTCCAGCGGTCGACAACGAAGCTCCTGCCTTTCTGGATATCACCGGAGATGGCAAGCCAGAACTGATTTGTCACTTTGAAGGTCAGCTCGGCTATGCCAACCCCAGCGAGAAGGATCCGACGCAGCGTTGGGAGTGGACGCCCATTTCCGAAAAGCAAGGTTGGGGCCGCTACCAGCATGGGCTCGGTGTCGGTGACATCAACGGAGACGGTCGACAAGACTTCCTTATGCCAGAGGGTTGGTGGGAACAGCCGGAAAACTGGGACGGCACGACTCCTTGGAAGAAACACGCTTATCGTTTCGCCCCCGGCGGAGCAGGCATCCATGCGTACGACCTTGATGGAGATGGCGATAACGATGTCGTGACCAGCCTGCATGGCCATCGCTACGGTCTTGTGTGGCACGAACAAACTAAGGGCGACAACGGCGAGATTCAATTCACCCAGCACGAAATCATGGGTACGCCAGAGAAGTCGGTCAGCGAACTGGTCTTCAGTCAGCTTCACGCGGTGGAGTTAGCCGACATGAATGGTGATGGCCTGAAGGACATCGTCACCGGCAAGTGCTACTGGGCCCACAACGGCCACGATCCCGGTGCGAAAGATCCCGCTGTGCTGGTGGTCTTCCAGACGGTTCGCTCGGACCAAGACCAGATAAGCTTCCAGCCGATCGTCGTCGACGACAACAGCGGCACGGGCCGTCAGATCACGCTGAACGACGTGAACACCGACGGCAAGGTCGACATCATCGCAGGCAACAAGAAGGGAACGTTCTTGTTCCAGGCGAAGTAG
- a CDS encoding DUF1559 family PulG-like putative transporter — protein sequence MLSHSHRQRGFTLVELLVVIAIIGVLIALLLPAVQQAREAARRMECQNKLKQLGLALHNHHDTYQHFPKKGRLEGPYSDRVSGMIALLPFLEQNALAEQIKNHGLATAPYPWDAFDPWDVRLEALACPTDPGSSDSIISNGNAPCNYKFSIGDSYADVYTPDNPHRGIFDDKVKKKFRDITDGTSNTLMMAERSTGTNARLVLQGQATGVAFTSDPTVCRDQVSTTNRREYAGGSSNRASQRWNDRLPPFSSISTILPPNSPSCWSGTSENTDDALVTPTSYHPGGVNGLLADASVRFIPETIDTGDLTQPQVASGQSPYGVWGALGSINGGESRPLE from the coding sequence ATGTTGTCCCACTCGCATCGTCAGCGTGGTTTCACGCTGGTCGAACTCTTGGTCGTTATTGCCATCATCGGTGTGTTGATCGCCCTGTTACTGCCAGCCGTTCAGCAAGCACGCGAAGCGGCTCGTCGTATGGAGTGCCAGAACAAGCTAAAGCAATTAGGGCTTGCGCTGCACAATCATCACGACACCTATCAGCACTTTCCTAAGAAGGGACGTCTGGAAGGTCCATACAGTGACCGTGTCAGCGGGATGATCGCGCTCTTGCCGTTTTTGGAACAAAATGCGCTGGCCGAGCAGATCAAGAATCATGGCCTGGCGACGGCACCTTATCCGTGGGATGCGTTCGATCCATGGGATGTCCGCTTGGAAGCTTTGGCCTGCCCTACCGATCCCGGCAGCAGCGATTCGATCATCAGCAACGGCAACGCCCCTTGCAATTACAAGTTTTCGATCGGTGATTCTTACGCCGACGTTTACACGCCGGACAATCCTCATCGTGGGATCTTCGACGACAAGGTGAAAAAGAAGTTTCGCGACATCACCGATGGTACGAGCAACACGTTGATGATGGCCGAACGTTCAACAGGCACCAATGCGAGACTGGTTCTTCAAGGGCAAGCTACGGGGGTGGCTTTCACCTCCGATCCCACCGTGTGTCGCGATCAGGTTTCGACCACGAACCGCAGGGAATACGCAGGCGGTTCGAGCAATCGAGCATCTCAGCGTTGGAACGATCGTCTTCCGCCGTTCTCTTCCATTTCGACCATTCTTCCACCCAATAGTCCGTCTTGCTGGTCAGGCACGAGCGAAAACACAGACGACGCCTTGGTTACCCCGACCAGCTATCATCCTGGCGGCGTGAATGGGTTGTTGGCAGACGCCTCGGTGCGCTTCATTCCGGAAACGATCGACACTGGCGACTTGACCCAGCCGCAAGTCGCATCAGGTCAAAGTCCTTATGGCGTTTGGGGAGCGCTAGGAAGTATCAACGGTGGCGAATCGCGACCACTTGAATAA
- a CDS encoding sialidase family protein: protein MKPITIAIIALLTLGFVASTTNAEPPKSQIALPPTPGNPRNSEGDVVQLKNGDVLLIYTHFFGGSGDHAKAHLASRISHDGGATWSKEDKIVVPNEGGLNVMSVSLLRLADGRLALFYLRKNAHDDCRPQMRISADEGKTWGEAVGVISDEDFGYYILNNDRVVQLNSGRLIAPVSQHVGPGMPKRNNAGAMLVYYSDDFGKSWKRSAAAPRPPKRNDRDVMTQEPGVVELKDGRLMMWCRTDAGSQFISVSEDNGATWSQLEPSNMQSPLSPATIERIPSTGDLLLIWNDHSDIDASLRGKRTPLKSAISKDDGKTWTHVKTLEDKPTGWYCYIALDFIDGHAVMAYCAGDRRENNGLAVTNTQRLPIAWFYE from the coding sequence ATGAAACCAATCACCATCGCCATCATCGCGCTGCTTACCCTTGGATTTGTCGCGTCGACGACTAACGCAGAGCCCCCCAAGTCGCAAATCGCCTTGCCACCCACTCCTGGAAATCCTCGCAACAGCGAAGGGGACGTGGTTCAGCTTAAAAATGGGGATGTGCTTTTGATCTACACGCACTTCTTCGGCGGTTCAGGCGATCATGCCAAGGCCCACTTGGCCAGCCGGATTTCGCACGATGGCGGAGCGACCTGGTCGAAGGAGGATAAGATCGTCGTCCCCAACGAAGGCGGTCTCAACGTCATGTCGGTATCTTTGTTGCGACTCGCCGATGGCCGGTTGGCACTGTTTTACTTACGCAAGAATGCCCACGACGATTGCCGCCCGCAAATGAGAATCAGCGCCGACGAAGGAAAGACCTGGGGCGAAGCGGTCGGCGTGATTTCTGATGAAGATTTCGGCTATTACATTTTGAACAACGATCGTGTCGTTCAGCTCAACAGCGGCCGACTCATCGCGCCGGTCTCGCAACATGTTGGCCCTGGAATGCCGAAACGGAACAATGCTGGGGCAATGCTCGTCTACTACTCCGATGACTTCGGAAAGTCCTGGAAGCGCAGTGCCGCGGCGCCGCGTCCCCCCAAACGCAATGACCGAGACGTGATGACTCAGGAACCGGGAGTGGTCGAGCTTAAGGATGGGCGTCTCATGATGTGGTGCCGAACCGATGCCGGTAGCCAGTTCATTTCCGTCAGCGAGGACAATGGAGCAACCTGGTCGCAACTCGAGCCCTCGAACATGCAGTCTCCCTTATCGCCGGCGACGATCGAACGTATTCCTTCAACCGGTGACCTGCTGCTGATCTGGAATGATCACTCTGACATCGATGCATCCCTTCGTGGCAAGAGAACGCCGCTGAAGTCCGCGATCTCGAAAGACGATGGCAAGACCTGGACGCATGTCAAAACGCTGGAAGACAAGCCAACCGGTTGGTACTGCTACATCGCGTTGGATTTCATCGATGGCCACGCCGTAATGGCCTACTGTGCCGGCGACCGCCGAGAGAACAACGGGCTGGCGGTCACCAATACCCAGCGTTTACCGATCGCTTGGTTTTACGAGTAA